GCTGAGGGTGGCCGGGCAGGGTGTCGGAACGCGTCCCCTGCCCGGTACCTGCCGGGGCTTGCCTGGGCATGCTGGGACTTGCCTCGCGATGAGGTCACCCTGCTCGCGCTCCGGCTGCCAGCGGATAGGAAGCTACGCTTCTGTTTTTACTCGGGGATGCCCTCTGTGgtgtgggagcagggcagggggtcgGGGCGGCCCCGTCTgggggccctgcagcagctcctgggtgTGCTGAGCCGGCTGTGTGGGTGGTGATGCGTGgtgtggagctgggctgggacagATCTTCCCTAGaccttcccagctgctggggctggggacaggaggctCACCCCCTATCCTGGGGGAAGGCTGGAGGGGTGCACGTCTGGGAGTCTGTTGGGGTCCTGGCTTTGGGGATCCCAGGTTGGGTGAGAAATGGCAAAGCTGTCTTGCatgcagggatttttttttgtgtgtgtgtgtgaatccTTTTTTAACCAGATTTAGTGAGCACAGCTACCAAAGTGGGATTGAGTTCCAAAAGCCATTAATCCCAGAGTGGTGTTGGTTTTGCTATGATAACAAAGCTTCTCCCACAATGGTGGGTGGTGCAGGGGATCCGTTAGCCCCACACATGTCAAGGaaggttgcttggaaaggaagCCTTTGCCACTTAACATGAAGGCCAAGGCTGTTGgcattaatttggaaaaaacaaacgGGGTCTTGTCCCTGGTTACCCAACAGCTTCTTGCAGTTGACAAATTGGTTAAAAGTGGTCAAACTTGTGGCATGTTCTTGCAGCTGCTTAAAAGGCTTCCTTGCCACTGAGCCTGGGTTTTTGAGATGAAGAAACTAGCCAGAAAAACATCCGGTTGCTTCACTTGCACTTCACGTGCCAGCCTGAGTCTTTGTGCCTGCATGGAAATGGGAATGTGGTGGGATTTTAGACTGAGGTGCTGCGTTCTCTGCCACGGCAGGGCTTCACCTGCTGGAAGAGGTATGGGGAATGACAACACTTGCACATTTCCCCATCTCTCTGAATCACTACAGGCTGTGTTTGACTTCAGTTGTGTTTGAGCTTATGCCCAAGACACCACTAAAAGACCAAAACGAGTGTTAGCAGATAGAGGCTCCACTCTGGGCTGTTTCGCTGCCCAGCAAGTCCCAccctggctgcaggctgctttgCCCTGGCAGTAGATGTGTCAGCCCTTGGGCTTGCTCATGGCTTACCCAACACCCTCTaacctgctctgctttcctcccaGCTGCCACAATGCCCCTCtcacagagcagggctgggcaggtgCCGTGCAGTAGCAAGGTGTGCAGGAACCTCTTTGGCCCTGTGGACCACGACCAGCTCCAGAATGACTTTGAAGACCTGTTGAGGCAACACCTGGAAGAAGCTCAGCACCGCTGGAACTTCAACTTTGAGACAGAGACACCACTGGAAGGACACTTCAAGTGGGAGAGAGTACTCCTGGCTGAGCAGCCTTCCCAGGAGGTCCTCAGCCTTGGCAAGGCCACCAGCAGCGAGAGCAGGAGCTCCTTGGCCCACAAGGTCCCATCTAAGGACCGTCTTGGTGGGTCTCATGCCGAGGCGTCTCAGCGGAGCTCAGAGATTGGCAGGGCTGGTTCTCCACAGCACTTGAAACGTGGGCAGACCACCATTAAAGGTGAGTTTTGGTGTCCCCCTGCGCACTCAGTGTCATTGCTGGTGTCGTGACCATCCTGGTAGGGACAGGTGGAGGGGATTAGGTGCAAGAGCCTTGTCTGACTCCTGGCCATGGGACCACCCTTCATGCATCTTTCCTGGGGAAGTGGAGCCTGTCTTCCAAGGGGAAAGGCTGTAGACTGGGATTCCTTTTGGCTGCTGAGGGGTGGGCAGTGAGTTCACACCAGGGTTGGAGGTCTTGTAACTAAAAATGACCCAGGACAGTTCATCGGCTTCAGTTCCCATGACCTGAGCCTGTCCTCAGGATCAGGGGTGAAAATACAGTTCAGAACAAGCACTGCTGGGAGAAGAGGTGGTGGAGGTCTATGGGCTGTTCTCTCCTGGAACTCATGGCTTTGGTAGGTGGCTCTAAGATGGAGCACCCCTGGGCTGGGTTTTTGGGTGCTGCCATGGGAAGCTTCTGATGGGCTGGAGGCACTTTTCAACCCTCTCTTCCTGCCCTCCAGACTTCTACAGCTCCAAGCGGAGGGTTGTCCGTGACAAGCCCAGGCTGTGACTGCTGCCATCTGGGACAGATGCTGATGTGCCCTGGGGGTAGCTCTGGCTCTTTCCCCCACCCTGTACTGTGTAAGTTCTGTGTATCAAGCAATGTTGAGTCTGTAGTTCCCTATTTATGAGTAGCTCTGGGGTCCTGAGGGACCTTCACTGTGTGCAATGTATAAAGAAGAGTAGGAGCCCATGTTGAAGATTGCAGCCTTGCCAAAGGGATTGAAGAGGACTGAAAGGGCGCACGTGGGACCGTCCAAGTCTATCCTCTGTCCTGTGTTGGTAGGACCAAGCACTGTCCTTGCACCATTTTTGCACTATCCTGCTGTCCAACCATGGTTCTTCCCTGCCTGATGGCCAGCTATGGAGGATGTGTCAGCTCTGTGGCACCAGAATTCATCAAGGTCACCAATATGGATTGTAGAGCGGTGGGACAGCCTGGCACAGAGTACACAGCATCACTGGCAtgtggtgctggcacagcaggaTGGACATGTCTTGGTGAGCCTTCCCCCACATGGGGAAGCACAGCaatgctgggggctgctccttcccccagaaaGGAGGTGCTGGTACCTGGACAGCCCTTCCTCTGGGTGGCTCTGTGATGCTATCGATGGACACCAGAGGGGTGATGTGCTGGaggtccccagcacagcccctgtgGGGCCAGCAGTGCCTGGAAGACTTTGGGTTGCTCTGAACTCTGACCCAAACTCCCATTTCCTCATCATGTTGTTGGCTTGAGTGGTGCTGTTTGCCCTCCTGTTGTGCCTCATTCAGTGCTGACACtaggctggagagctgctgctctggtaCTGCGGGACTGCTTGAGGGGTGGAGTCTTGCTTGTCCACGAGGATGAAGCTGAGAGAAGTTGTAGCCTTTTCCTGGACTTTTTTCTATTaaggagctgggggagaggaCCCTTGCCTGGCTCTGCGGAGTGAGCAGCTTCTGTTGTCTCTGGGATGTGGGGATGTCCTGGCAGTGCCACATGGTGCTGCAGGACATGTCGCTGCTCTTGAGGGACTCAGCGCTGCCAGGTCTCAGCACTTTTACTGGGTTcatctcctgccctgctgcatttGGACTCTGGAAACTGGCGCAAGATGGTCCCAGGTGGAGTAGGGATGGGGTCCACCTCCCACCTTGTAACATGATGCACTTTGCTGTCAATGAAGCTGGCAAGCTCCCAGCactaaatgtttatttataaaaatgctaTTAAGGCTGCCTGGGGGAGGGGAAATACCTGTCTACACCAGGTCTACCTGGTAATACCAGTCTATAAATGTAACTGAATAAACACCTGTAACTGAATAAACACCTGTCTTGTGTAAGGGAATCAGTGGCTGTGGATTAATGGAAATAACTGTGCTGTGTggtgagctgggagcagggtcTGTGGGGGGAGGTGACTAGGTGCCTGCCTGGTAGGATGGGCTGGGGACTACTTCAGGGATGCAACCCTGCGTTGAGGGCTGTGCCTGTCTTTGGTCTGTCTGGGAGCAGGGATGGAAGCTGCAGCAACCACGGAGCTGTGCTTTATGTGGAGCCAGGTGGGAAGGGGCTGTCATAGCACTGGATGATGTCTTGGCTTGAAACATCAAAGCCATGAGATGGGAGTTTTTcaagggtggtggtggggcaAAACATCACCACAGCCCATCCACTTAACCCTGTTCAATTGTGGAATTGGGAAATTGGAATTGAGTGTGGAATCCAGTGTccccagcagaagctgctgccacATGTGTGGGGACCTCTGCTATCTGTGCCATGCCTCTGCTTCCACATACCCAGAAACCCCCTTGAAATACTTATGGAGCACTATCATTGTGCGGTCTTTTAGGTGTTGCTGACTCaagcctttttaatttttccccttaCATCAGTCCTTCCAGCCCGCTTGGCTGTTGCCAGCTGCTCCCCTCTGCTGTCACCTCACCTTTGCCAACAGCAGTGATGGTTGAAGAAGGGAGAAGTAAATCTGCAGCTGAACATCCCCCAGCACTCTTCACGGGGCTCTGAAGACAGCCAGGACCTGGCTTCTGTGGTCCTGTGTATGATGTTTGTGCTGCCCTGGGAGACCCCAGCCCTGACTGGGGGTGGCTCAGGTACTTCCCCTCCTGTCCCTACTATGGTGTTAAATCCTCTTTGACCAGCCCCTTCCTGGTGTCTTCTCAGGGCCAAAGAGTGCTATGGCTGCTGCAGGTTTGTGCTGTCCTAGAGCTACTAAAGGCTGCTGGAAGGattctgcagctggaggtgaTGCTAGGGTCAGCtccaccttcccctccctgccctgcaagCTGTACCATTGTAAGTGTTGCTGGTTGGAGATATTTAGGGTTCTCCCCAAAAAAGCATCCccaaggaaagcaaagctgaaatgCAGCCTTCTCTGTGGAGTGGCAAATGGCCCCAGGGGCTGCAAGAATTAGAGATGAATGTGAGATCGGGGTGATCTCCAAACAACCCAGCCTGGCTGTGTCTGGAGGGAGGCTGTGTTAATGCAATCTGGGGTTACAGGCACAAGCTTTGCctttggaaagcaaaaccagagcagTCACAGCCTTTGCCCATGTAATGAAGCAGGCCTTTGTGAGGCCAGTAGCTGGATGTAAATTCTAGTTATAATCTAAAGATAATAATTGGCATTTCCCTTTGTTGttctttaagatttttcttgGGATCTCTTCCCATTTTGCAGTTAAAGCTGAACAAAAATGAGTGCAACCCATTTATTCCCCCATCCTGCTGCAAACCAGAGTGGTTGCAGGCAGCTGAGCCGGCAAGTACTTTCTCAGTACTGGCTGTACATGGTGTCAGTAA
The Cygnus atratus isolate AKBS03 ecotype Queensland, Australia chromosome 24, CAtr_DNAZoo_HiC_assembly, whole genome shotgun sequence DNA segment above includes these coding regions:
- the CDKN1A gene encoding cyclin-dependent kinase inhibitor 1, which gives rise to MPLSQSRAGQVPCSSKVCRNLFGPVDHDQLQNDFEDLLRQHLEEAQHRWNFNFETETPLEGHFKWERVLLAEQPSQEVLSLGKATSSESRSSLAHKVPSKDRLGGSHAEASQRSSEIGRAGSPQHLKRGQTTIKDFYSSKRRVVRDKPRL